One Geothermobacter hydrogeniphilus genomic window, ATGCGGACCGGGGCGTCCAAGGCGGTCAATGGCGAATTCCGCGCCCAGCCCGAGACCGAAGCCGCAGACAAAGCCGAACAGGTGAGCGCCGAGATCGGTATTTTCTCCGGAAGAGCCGAGCAGTGCCAGCAGGCCGAGGGCGGCGGCAACCGGCAGCGGCCAGCGGCGGCGCAGGTGGTGGCGGTAGCGGACCAGGCTGATGGCGGCCAGCAGGCCGACGGCACCGAAGACGGCGGTCGAGGCGCCGACGGCGCGGTGCGCGGGGTTTTGCAGCAGGGCGTTGACCAGGTTGCCGAGGGCGCCGGCCGCCAGCAGCAGGCTCCAGCCCAGCCCGGCGCCGAGATCACGGCAGAGACGAATAATGAAGACGCTGCCGATCAGCAGGTTGCCGAGCAGGTGCAGCCAGCCGGAGTGCAGGGTCAGGGAGGTGATCAGTCGCCACCATTCCCCGGTGAGAATCTTCCCCGCGTGCGCGTTGCCGAGCTCAATCCAGTCGACCGGGTGGTGTCCAGCCAGATTGACAGGGAGCAGGGTCAGGTCGAAGAAGACACCGACCGCCAGCAGCGTCAGCAGCGAACCGAGCAGGTGGTCACTTGGGGGCGGCAGGGGCGGCAGCGGCGGCGGCCAGTTGTGGTTCTCCTGCTCGTAGAGGCGCAGCTCGGCGCGGGCCCGGGCGAAGCTTTCGTCCGGGACCCACAGCAGCCAGCCGGGACCGCTGGGCTCGGCCTGGAAGAGAAACCCGCGAGCCTCCAGCACCAGCGACCAGCTGCGGAATTGCCGGCGGGAGAGCGGCAGCGGTTCTCCTGTTGCGGCCAGGTCGGGGCGGATCGGTTGCCATTCGGGCCGGTTGAAGGGTGGAGACTGCTGTTTTTCCATGGCCGACAGGATGCCAGATCGGGTTGGGGGCGTCACGTAAAAACCTTGGAAAGGTGCTAGTACCATGTAACCTATAAACTTTCGCATCTTGCTGGTTATTTTCCGCGTCAGCTGCGTTGCGCTTCACCGCTTC contains:
- a CDS encoding rhomboid family intramembrane serine protease, producing MEKQQSPPFNRPEWQPIRPDLAATGEPLPLSRRQFRSWSLVLEARGFLFQAEPSGPGWLLWVPDESFARARAELRLYEQENHNWPPPLPPLPPPSDHLLGSLLTLLAVGVFFDLTLLPVNLAGHHPVDWIELGNAHAGKILTGEWWRLITSLTLHSGWLHLLGNLLIGSVFIIRLCRDLGAGLGWSLLLAAGALGNLVNALLQNPAHRAVGASTAVFGAVGLLAAISLVRYRHHLRRRWPLPVAAALGLLALLGSSGENTDLGAHLFGFVCGFGLGLGAEFAIDRLGRPGPHLNRLLCLSSAVLVLLAWWAALA